The Lactuca sativa cultivar Salinas chromosome 2, Lsat_Salinas_v11, whole genome shotgun sequence genome includes the window caaaataaacTGTTTTCATGACATCAAAAACATAACTCTACCAAAAAAAACAAGCACACAATGCTTCTTCAACGATTGGCCTTTGCAACCCTCTCAATCTCATCCTTCTTCTTAATAGCATAGCTGcaattttttataaaacattatagaAACCAAATTTATTACACATCTTAAACAAATAAATCAAAATCTCATTTTGCAACTGCATTTATAACCAAAAAAACAAAGATCAAATTACCTGTTTGATGAGCCCTTTGCAGCATTGATAAGCTCATCAGCAAGACACTCTGCAATAGTCTTGACATTTCTGAAAGCACTTTCTCTAGCACCAGTAGTAAGCAGATAGATAGCCTGATTCACACGTCTCAGGGGAGAAATATCCACCGCCTGCCGCCTCACAACACCAGCTGAACCAATCCTGGTTGCATCTTCTCTTGGCCCACTGTTTATATTTacaaaaacaccaaaaaatgTTCAAGAACTTTAATGGAATTCGAATTGGAATTGGAAACAGAAAGATGTAATCTTTATATACCTGTTGATAACAgcatcaacaatgatttggatggGATTAGCATCGGTTAAGAGATGAATGAT containing:
- the LOC111893171 gene encoding 40S ribosomal protein S5, with the translated sequence MAEVAPIVVEDGKSRSEVLLFNRWTYDDVQVPDLSVEDYITATASKHPIYMPHTAGRYQARRFRKAQCPIVERLTNSLMMHGRNNGKKLMAVRIVKHAMEIIHLLTDANPIQIIVDAVINSGPREDATRIGSAGVVRRQAVDISPLRRVNQAIYLLTTGARESAFRNVKTIAECLADELINAAKGSSNSYAIKKKDEIERVAKANR